A single window of Falco rusticolus isolate bFalRus1 chromosome 16, bFalRus1.pri, whole genome shotgun sequence DNA harbors:
- the ZBTB44 gene encoding zinc finger and BTB domain-containing protein 44 isoform X3, with protein MGVKTFTHNSPAHSQEMLGKLNMLRNDGHFCDITIRVQDKIFRAHKVVLAACSDFFRSKLVGQAEDESKSVLDLHHVTVTGFIPLLEYAYTATLSINTENIIDVLAAASYMQMFSVASTCSEFMKSSILWNTPNSQQEKVLDAGQENSANCNFTSRDGSLSPVSSECSVVERTIPVCRESRRKRKSYIVMSPESPLKCNTQTSSPQVLNPSTSYPESRNQPVDSSLAFPWTFPFGIDRRLQSEKVKQAENSRTLEMPGPSESNRRITDYMTCESTKASSPLVIEEDVRVKVERLSDEEVHEEVSQPVSASQSSLSDQQTVPGSEQVQEDLLISPQSSSIGSIDEGVTEGLPTLQSTSGTNAHADDDDRTERPSPNGPDRPFQCPTCGVRFTRIQNLKQHMLIHSGIKPFQCDRCGKKFTRAYSLKMHRLKHEGKRCFRCQICSATFTSFGEYKHHMRVSRHIIRKPRIYECKTCGAMFTNSGNLIVHLRSLNHEASELANYFQSSDFLVPDYLNQEQEETLGQYELGEHGFESNSSVQMPVISQVSSTQNCESTFPLGSLGGLAEKEEDMPEQPKTNATAEATTGDPPKPELSSITIE; from the exons ATGGGTGTTAAAACATTCACTCATAATTCCCCTGCTCACAGTCAGGAGATGCTGGGAAAGCTGAACATGCTTCGTAACGATGGACATTTTTGTGATATCACCATCCGCGTCCAGGACAAAATCTTCAGGGCGCACAAGGTGGTTTTGGCAGCCTGCAGCGACTTCTTCCGTTCCAAGCTCGTCGGCCAAGCAGAAGACGAGAGCAAGAGCGTGTTAGACCTGCACCATGTGACAGTGACTGGTTTTATACCACTCCTGGAATATGCTTACACAGCAACACTATctattaatacagaaaacattatcGATGTGTTGGCTGCAGCCAGCTACATGCAGATGTTCAGCGTTGCTAGCACGTGCTCGGAATTCATGAAGTCCAGCATTTTATGGAACACGCCCAACAGCCAGCAAGAGAAGGTGCTGGATGCAGGACAGGAGAACAGCGCAAACTGCAATTTTACTTCTCGGGATGGCAGCCTTTCTCCAGTTTCTTCTGAGTGCAGCGTAGTGGAAAGAACCATTCCTGTTTGCCGAGAGTCACGAAGAAAGCGCAAAAGCTACATTGTTATGTCTCCCGAGAGCCCCCTTAAGTGTAACACACAGACAAGTTCCCCCCAAGTGCTGAATCCTTCAACTTCTTACCCAGAGTCCAGAAATCAGCCCGTGGACTCATCCTTAGCTTTTCCCTGGACTTTTCCTTTTGGAATTGATCGAAGACTTCAGTCTGAGAAGGTGAAGCAGGCGGAGAACTCTAGGACTTTGGAAATGCCTGGACCCTCCGAGTCCAACAGAAGAATTACAGATTACATGACTTGTGAGAGCACAAAAGCCAGTTCTCCCCTTGTGATTGAGGAAGACGTGCGTGTCAAAGTGGAAAGGTTAAGTGACGAGGAGGTGCACGAGGAGGTATCACAGCCTGTTAGCGCATCCCAGAGCTCTCTGAGCGATCAGCAGACGGTCCCAGGAAGCGAGCAAGTGCAGGAAGATCTCCTGATCAGCCCACAGTCTTCCTCTATAG GCTCAATAGATGAGGGGGTTACGGAGGGATTGCCCACACTCCAGAGTACCTCTGGCACTAACGCTCATGCAGATGATGATGATCG cacagagagacCCAGCCCAAATGGTCCAGACAGACCTTTTCAGTGTCCAACCTGCGGGGTCCGGTTCACTCGCATTCAGAACTTAAAACAACACATGCTTATCCACTCAG GCATTAAACCATTTCAGTGTGACCGCTGTGGGAAAAAGTTCACCCGAGCTTACTCGCTAAAGATGCATCGCCTGAAGCACGAAGGTAAACGCTGTTTCCGGTGCCAGATATGTAGTGCCACTTTCACTTCCTTCGGGGAATATAAACACCACATGCGGGTTTCCCGGCATATTATCCGCAAGCCTCGGATTTACGAGTGCAAAACATGTGGCGCCATGTTCACCAACTCTGGAAATTTAATCGTTCACCTGAGGAGCTTGAACCATGAAGCGTCAGAGCTAGCAAACTACTTCCAGAGCAG TGACTTCCTAGTACCGGACTACTTAAACCAGGAACAAGAAGAGACCCTCGGGCAGTATGAGCTAGGGGAGCATGGCTTTGAAAGCAACTCTTCTGTCCAAATGCCTGTCATTTCACAGGTGTCGTCAACTCAGAATTGTGAAAGCACTTTCCCCTTGGGGTCTCTGGGTGGGttggcagagaaggaagaagataTGCCAGAGCAGCCAAAGACTAACGCCACTGCTGAGGCAACCACAGGTGACCCTCCGAAACCGGAGCTGTCATCTATTACTATTGAATAA
- the ZBTB44 gene encoding zinc finger and BTB domain-containing protein 44 isoform X5 yields MGVKTFTHNSPAHSQEMLGKLNMLRNDGHFCDITIRVQDKIFRAHKVVLAACSDFFRSKLVGQAEDESKSVLDLHHVTVTGFIPLLEYAYTATLSINTENIIDVLAAASYMQMFSVASTCSEFMKSSILWNTPNSQQEKVLDAGQENSANCNFTSRDGSLSPVSSECSVVERTIPVCRESRRKRKSYIVMSPESPLKCNTQTSSPQVLNPSTSYPESRNQPVDSSLAFPWTFPFGIDRRLQSEKVKQAENSRTLEMPGPSESNRRITDYMTCESTKASSPLVIEEDVRVKVERLSDEEVHEEVSQPVSASQSSLSDQQTVPGSEQVQEDLLISPQSSSIGSIDEGVTEGLPTLQSTSGTNAHADDDDRLENVQYPYQLYIAPSTSSTERPSPNGPDRPFQCPTCGVRFTRIQNLKQHMLIHSGIKPFQCDRCGKKFTRAYSLKMHRLKHEVTS; encoded by the exons ATGGGTGTTAAAACATTCACTCATAATTCCCCTGCTCACAGTCAGGAGATGCTGGGAAAGCTGAACATGCTTCGTAACGATGGACATTTTTGTGATATCACCATCCGCGTCCAGGACAAAATCTTCAGGGCGCACAAGGTGGTTTTGGCAGCCTGCAGCGACTTCTTCCGTTCCAAGCTCGTCGGCCAAGCAGAAGACGAGAGCAAGAGCGTGTTAGACCTGCACCATGTGACAGTGACTGGTTTTATACCACTCCTGGAATATGCTTACACAGCAACACTATctattaatacagaaaacattatcGATGTGTTGGCTGCAGCCAGCTACATGCAGATGTTCAGCGTTGCTAGCACGTGCTCGGAATTCATGAAGTCCAGCATTTTATGGAACACGCCCAACAGCCAGCAAGAGAAGGTGCTGGATGCAGGACAGGAGAACAGCGCAAACTGCAATTTTACTTCTCGGGATGGCAGCCTTTCTCCAGTTTCTTCTGAGTGCAGCGTAGTGGAAAGAACCATTCCTGTTTGCCGAGAGTCACGAAGAAAGCGCAAAAGCTACATTGTTATGTCTCCCGAGAGCCCCCTTAAGTGTAACACACAGACAAGTTCCCCCCAAGTGCTGAATCCTTCAACTTCTTACCCAGAGTCCAGAAATCAGCCCGTGGACTCATCCTTAGCTTTTCCCTGGACTTTTCCTTTTGGAATTGATCGAAGACTTCAGTCTGAGAAGGTGAAGCAGGCGGAGAACTCTAGGACTTTGGAAATGCCTGGACCCTCCGAGTCCAACAGAAGAATTACAGATTACATGACTTGTGAGAGCACAAAAGCCAGTTCTCCCCTTGTGATTGAGGAAGACGTGCGTGTCAAAGTGGAAAGGTTAAGTGACGAGGAGGTGCACGAGGAGGTATCACAGCCTGTTAGCGCATCCCAGAGCTCTCTGAGCGATCAGCAGACGGTCCCAGGAAGCGAGCAAGTGCAGGAAGATCTCCTGATCAGCCCACAGTCTTCCTCTATAG GCTCAATAGATGAGGGGGTTACGGAGGGATTGCCCACACTCCAGAGTACCTCTGGCACTAACGCTCATGCAGATGATGATGATCG tttggAGAACGTTCAGTATCCCTACCAACTCTACATTGCTCCTTctaccagcagcacagagagacCCAGCCCAAATGGTCCAGACAGACCTTTTCAGTGTCCAACCTGCGGGGTCCGGTTCACTCGCATTCAGAACTTAAAACAACACATGCTTATCCACTCAG GCATTAAACCATTTCAGTGTGACCGCTGTGGGAAAAAGTTCACCCGAGCTTACTCGCTAAAGATGCATCGCCTGAAGCACGAAG TGACTTCCTAG
- the ZBTB44 gene encoding zinc finger and BTB domain-containing protein 44 isoform X2, with protein sequence MGVKTFTHNSPAHSQEMLGKLNMLRNDGHFCDITIRVQDKIFRAHKVVLAACSDFFRSKLVGQAEDESKSVLDLHHVTVTGFIPLLEYAYTATLSINTENIIDVLAAASYMQMFSVASTCSEFMKSSILWNTPNSQQEKVLDAGQENSANCNFTSRDGSLSPVSSECSVVERTIPVCRESRRKRKSYIVMSPESPLKCNTQTSSPQVLNPSTSYPESRNQPVDSSLAFPWTFPFGIDRRLQSEKVKQAENSRTLEMPGPSESNRRITDYMTCESTKASSPLVIEEDVRVKVERLSDEEVHEEVSQPVSASQSSLSDQQTVPGSEQVQEDLLISPQSSSIGSIDEGVTEGLPTLQSTSGTNAHADDDDRSTERPSPNGPDRPFQCPTCGVRFTRIQNLKQHMLIHSGIKPFQCDRCGKKFTRAYSLKMHRLKHEGKRCFRCQICSATFTSFGEYKHHMRVSRHIIRKPRIYECKTCGAMFTNSGNLIVHLRSLNHEASELANYFQSSDFLVPDYLNQEQEETLGQYELGEHGFESNSSVQMPVISQVSSTQNCESTFPLGSLGGLAEKEEDMPEQPKTNATAEATTGDPPKPELSSITIE encoded by the exons ATGGGTGTTAAAACATTCACTCATAATTCCCCTGCTCACAGTCAGGAGATGCTGGGAAAGCTGAACATGCTTCGTAACGATGGACATTTTTGTGATATCACCATCCGCGTCCAGGACAAAATCTTCAGGGCGCACAAGGTGGTTTTGGCAGCCTGCAGCGACTTCTTCCGTTCCAAGCTCGTCGGCCAAGCAGAAGACGAGAGCAAGAGCGTGTTAGACCTGCACCATGTGACAGTGACTGGTTTTATACCACTCCTGGAATATGCTTACACAGCAACACTATctattaatacagaaaacattatcGATGTGTTGGCTGCAGCCAGCTACATGCAGATGTTCAGCGTTGCTAGCACGTGCTCGGAATTCATGAAGTCCAGCATTTTATGGAACACGCCCAACAGCCAGCAAGAGAAGGTGCTGGATGCAGGACAGGAGAACAGCGCAAACTGCAATTTTACTTCTCGGGATGGCAGCCTTTCTCCAGTTTCTTCTGAGTGCAGCGTAGTGGAAAGAACCATTCCTGTTTGCCGAGAGTCACGAAGAAAGCGCAAAAGCTACATTGTTATGTCTCCCGAGAGCCCCCTTAAGTGTAACACACAGACAAGTTCCCCCCAAGTGCTGAATCCTTCAACTTCTTACCCAGAGTCCAGAAATCAGCCCGTGGACTCATCCTTAGCTTTTCCCTGGACTTTTCCTTTTGGAATTGATCGAAGACTTCAGTCTGAGAAGGTGAAGCAGGCGGAGAACTCTAGGACTTTGGAAATGCCTGGACCCTCCGAGTCCAACAGAAGAATTACAGATTACATGACTTGTGAGAGCACAAAAGCCAGTTCTCCCCTTGTGATTGAGGAAGACGTGCGTGTCAAAGTGGAAAGGTTAAGTGACGAGGAGGTGCACGAGGAGGTATCACAGCCTGTTAGCGCATCCCAGAGCTCTCTGAGCGATCAGCAGACGGTCCCAGGAAGCGAGCAAGTGCAGGAAGATCTCCTGATCAGCCCACAGTCTTCCTCTATAG GCTCAATAGATGAGGGGGTTACGGAGGGATTGCCCACACTCCAGAGTACCTCTGGCACTAACGCTCATGCAGATGATGATGATCG cagcacagagagacCCAGCCCAAATGGTCCAGACAGACCTTTTCAGTGTCCAACCTGCGGGGTCCGGTTCACTCGCATTCAGAACTTAAAACAACACATGCTTATCCACTCAG GCATTAAACCATTTCAGTGTGACCGCTGTGGGAAAAAGTTCACCCGAGCTTACTCGCTAAAGATGCATCGCCTGAAGCACGAAGGTAAACGCTGTTTCCGGTGCCAGATATGTAGTGCCACTTTCACTTCCTTCGGGGAATATAAACACCACATGCGGGTTTCCCGGCATATTATCCGCAAGCCTCGGATTTACGAGTGCAAAACATGTGGCGCCATGTTCACCAACTCTGGAAATTTAATCGTTCACCTGAGGAGCTTGAACCATGAAGCGTCAGAGCTAGCAAACTACTTCCAGAGCAG TGACTTCCTAGTACCGGACTACTTAAACCAGGAACAAGAAGAGACCCTCGGGCAGTATGAGCTAGGGGAGCATGGCTTTGAAAGCAACTCTTCTGTCCAAATGCCTGTCATTTCACAGGTGTCGTCAACTCAGAATTGTGAAAGCACTTTCCCCTTGGGGTCTCTGGGTGGGttggcagagaaggaagaagataTGCCAGAGCAGCCAAAGACTAACGCCACTGCTGAGGCAACCACAGGTGACCCTCCGAAACCGGAGCTGTCATCTATTACTATTGAATAA
- the ZBTB44 gene encoding zinc finger and BTB domain-containing protein 44 isoform X6 — protein MLIHSGIKPFQCDRCGKKFTRAYSLKMHRLKHEGKRCFRCQICSATFTSFGEYKHHMRVSRHIIRKPRIYECKTCGAMFTNSGNLIVHLRSLNHEASELANYFQSSDFLVPDYLNQEQEETLGQYELGEHGFESNSSVQMPVISQVSSTQNCESTFPLGSLGGLAEKEEDMPEQPKTNATAEATTGDPPKPELSSITIE, from the exons ATGCTTATCCACTCAG GCATTAAACCATTTCAGTGTGACCGCTGTGGGAAAAAGTTCACCCGAGCTTACTCGCTAAAGATGCATCGCCTGAAGCACGAAGGTAAACGCTGTTTCCGGTGCCAGATATGTAGTGCCACTTTCACTTCCTTCGGGGAATATAAACACCACATGCGGGTTTCCCGGCATATTATCCGCAAGCCTCGGATTTACGAGTGCAAAACATGTGGCGCCATGTTCACCAACTCTGGAAATTTAATCGTTCACCTGAGGAGCTTGAACCATGAAGCGTCAGAGCTAGCAAACTACTTCCAGAGCAG TGACTTCCTAGTACCGGACTACTTAAACCAGGAACAAGAAGAGACCCTCGGGCAGTATGAGCTAGGGGAGCATGGCTTTGAAAGCAACTCTTCTGTCCAAATGCCTGTCATTTCACAGGTGTCGTCAACTCAGAATTGTGAAAGCACTTTCCCCTTGGGGTCTCTGGGTGGGttggcagagaaggaagaagataTGCCAGAGCAGCCAAAGACTAACGCCACTGCTGAGGCAACCACAGGTGACCCTCCGAAACCGGAGCTGTCATCTATTACTATTGAATAA
- the ZBTB44 gene encoding zinc finger and BTB domain-containing protein 44 isoform X1, whose translation MGVKTFTHNSPAHSQEMLGKLNMLRNDGHFCDITIRVQDKIFRAHKVVLAACSDFFRSKLVGQAEDESKSVLDLHHVTVTGFIPLLEYAYTATLSINTENIIDVLAAASYMQMFSVASTCSEFMKSSILWNTPNSQQEKVLDAGQENSANCNFTSRDGSLSPVSSECSVVERTIPVCRESRRKRKSYIVMSPESPLKCNTQTSSPQVLNPSTSYPESRNQPVDSSLAFPWTFPFGIDRRLQSEKVKQAENSRTLEMPGPSESNRRITDYMTCESTKASSPLVIEEDVRVKVERLSDEEVHEEVSQPVSASQSSLSDQQTVPGSEQVQEDLLISPQSSSIGSIDEGVTEGLPTLQSTSGTNAHADDDDRLENVQYPYQLYIAPSTSSTERPSPNGPDRPFQCPTCGVRFTRIQNLKQHMLIHSGIKPFQCDRCGKKFTRAYSLKMHRLKHEGKRCFRCQICSATFTSFGEYKHHMRVSRHIIRKPRIYECKTCGAMFTNSGNLIVHLRSLNHEASELANYFQSSDFLVPDYLNQEQEETLGQYELGEHGFESNSSVQMPVISQVSSTQNCESTFPLGSLGGLAEKEEDMPEQPKTNATAEATTGDPPKPELSSITIE comes from the exons ATGGGTGTTAAAACATTCACTCATAATTCCCCTGCTCACAGTCAGGAGATGCTGGGAAAGCTGAACATGCTTCGTAACGATGGACATTTTTGTGATATCACCATCCGCGTCCAGGACAAAATCTTCAGGGCGCACAAGGTGGTTTTGGCAGCCTGCAGCGACTTCTTCCGTTCCAAGCTCGTCGGCCAAGCAGAAGACGAGAGCAAGAGCGTGTTAGACCTGCACCATGTGACAGTGACTGGTTTTATACCACTCCTGGAATATGCTTACACAGCAACACTATctattaatacagaaaacattatcGATGTGTTGGCTGCAGCCAGCTACATGCAGATGTTCAGCGTTGCTAGCACGTGCTCGGAATTCATGAAGTCCAGCATTTTATGGAACACGCCCAACAGCCAGCAAGAGAAGGTGCTGGATGCAGGACAGGAGAACAGCGCAAACTGCAATTTTACTTCTCGGGATGGCAGCCTTTCTCCAGTTTCTTCTGAGTGCAGCGTAGTGGAAAGAACCATTCCTGTTTGCCGAGAGTCACGAAGAAAGCGCAAAAGCTACATTGTTATGTCTCCCGAGAGCCCCCTTAAGTGTAACACACAGACAAGTTCCCCCCAAGTGCTGAATCCTTCAACTTCTTACCCAGAGTCCAGAAATCAGCCCGTGGACTCATCCTTAGCTTTTCCCTGGACTTTTCCTTTTGGAATTGATCGAAGACTTCAGTCTGAGAAGGTGAAGCAGGCGGAGAACTCTAGGACTTTGGAAATGCCTGGACCCTCCGAGTCCAACAGAAGAATTACAGATTACATGACTTGTGAGAGCACAAAAGCCAGTTCTCCCCTTGTGATTGAGGAAGACGTGCGTGTCAAAGTGGAAAGGTTAAGTGACGAGGAGGTGCACGAGGAGGTATCACAGCCTGTTAGCGCATCCCAGAGCTCTCTGAGCGATCAGCAGACGGTCCCAGGAAGCGAGCAAGTGCAGGAAGATCTCCTGATCAGCCCACAGTCTTCCTCTATAG GCTCAATAGATGAGGGGGTTACGGAGGGATTGCCCACACTCCAGAGTACCTCTGGCACTAACGCTCATGCAGATGATGATGATCG tttggAGAACGTTCAGTATCCCTACCAACTCTACATTGCTCCTTctaccagcagcacagagagacCCAGCCCAAATGGTCCAGACAGACCTTTTCAGTGTCCAACCTGCGGGGTCCGGTTCACTCGCATTCAGAACTTAAAACAACACATGCTTATCCACTCAG GCATTAAACCATTTCAGTGTGACCGCTGTGGGAAAAAGTTCACCCGAGCTTACTCGCTAAAGATGCATCGCCTGAAGCACGAAGGTAAACGCTGTTTCCGGTGCCAGATATGTAGTGCCACTTTCACTTCCTTCGGGGAATATAAACACCACATGCGGGTTTCCCGGCATATTATCCGCAAGCCTCGGATTTACGAGTGCAAAACATGTGGCGCCATGTTCACCAACTCTGGAAATTTAATCGTTCACCTGAGGAGCTTGAACCATGAAGCGTCAGAGCTAGCAAACTACTTCCAGAGCAG TGACTTCCTAGTACCGGACTACTTAAACCAGGAACAAGAAGAGACCCTCGGGCAGTATGAGCTAGGGGAGCATGGCTTTGAAAGCAACTCTTCTGTCCAAATGCCTGTCATTTCACAGGTGTCGTCAACTCAGAATTGTGAAAGCACTTTCCCCTTGGGGTCTCTGGGTGGGttggcagagaaggaagaagataTGCCAGAGCAGCCAAAGACTAACGCCACTGCTGAGGCAACCACAGGTGACCCTCCGAAACCGGAGCTGTCATCTATTACTATTGAATAA
- the ZBTB44 gene encoding zinc finger and BTB domain-containing protein 44 isoform X4, producing MGVKTFTHNSPAHSQEMLGKLNMLRNDGHFCDITIRVQDKIFRAHKVVLAACSDFFRSKLVGQAEDESKSVLDLHHVTVTGFIPLLEYAYTATLSINTENIIDVLAAASYMQMFSVASTCSEFMKSSILWNTPNSQQEKVLDAGQENSANCNFTSRDGSLSPVSSECSVVERTIPVCRESRRKRKSYIVMSPESPLKCNTQTSSPQVLNPSTSYPESRNQPVDSSLAFPWTFPFGIDRRLQSEKVKQAENSRTLEMPGPSESNRRITDYMTCESTKASSPLVIEEDVRVKVERLSDEEVHEEVSQPVSASQSSLSDQQTVPGSEQVQEDLLISPQSSSIGSIDEGVTEGLPTLQSTSGTNAHADDDDRLENVQYPYQLYIAPSTSSTERPSPNGPDRPFQCPTCGVRFTRIQNLKQHMLIHSGIKPFQCDRCGKKFTRAYSLKMHRLKHEGRILQKRWGRLLNGVLLMESQPRTSLIKLVKAEDVYKGQ from the exons ATGGGTGTTAAAACATTCACTCATAATTCCCCTGCTCACAGTCAGGAGATGCTGGGAAAGCTGAACATGCTTCGTAACGATGGACATTTTTGTGATATCACCATCCGCGTCCAGGACAAAATCTTCAGGGCGCACAAGGTGGTTTTGGCAGCCTGCAGCGACTTCTTCCGTTCCAAGCTCGTCGGCCAAGCAGAAGACGAGAGCAAGAGCGTGTTAGACCTGCACCATGTGACAGTGACTGGTTTTATACCACTCCTGGAATATGCTTACACAGCAACACTATctattaatacagaaaacattatcGATGTGTTGGCTGCAGCCAGCTACATGCAGATGTTCAGCGTTGCTAGCACGTGCTCGGAATTCATGAAGTCCAGCATTTTATGGAACACGCCCAACAGCCAGCAAGAGAAGGTGCTGGATGCAGGACAGGAGAACAGCGCAAACTGCAATTTTACTTCTCGGGATGGCAGCCTTTCTCCAGTTTCTTCTGAGTGCAGCGTAGTGGAAAGAACCATTCCTGTTTGCCGAGAGTCACGAAGAAAGCGCAAAAGCTACATTGTTATGTCTCCCGAGAGCCCCCTTAAGTGTAACACACAGACAAGTTCCCCCCAAGTGCTGAATCCTTCAACTTCTTACCCAGAGTCCAGAAATCAGCCCGTGGACTCATCCTTAGCTTTTCCCTGGACTTTTCCTTTTGGAATTGATCGAAGACTTCAGTCTGAGAAGGTGAAGCAGGCGGAGAACTCTAGGACTTTGGAAATGCCTGGACCCTCCGAGTCCAACAGAAGAATTACAGATTACATGACTTGTGAGAGCACAAAAGCCAGTTCTCCCCTTGTGATTGAGGAAGACGTGCGTGTCAAAGTGGAAAGGTTAAGTGACGAGGAGGTGCACGAGGAGGTATCACAGCCTGTTAGCGCATCCCAGAGCTCTCTGAGCGATCAGCAGACGGTCCCAGGAAGCGAGCAAGTGCAGGAAGATCTCCTGATCAGCCCACAGTCTTCCTCTATAG GCTCAATAGATGAGGGGGTTACGGAGGGATTGCCCACACTCCAGAGTACCTCTGGCACTAACGCTCATGCAGATGATGATGATCG tttggAGAACGTTCAGTATCCCTACCAACTCTACATTGCTCCTTctaccagcagcacagagagacCCAGCCCAAATGGTCCAGACAGACCTTTTCAGTGTCCAACCTGCGGGGTCCGGTTCACTCGCATTCAGAACTTAAAACAACACATGCTTATCCACTCAG GCATTAAACCATTTCAGTGTGACCGCTGTGGGAAAAAGTTCACCCGAGCTTACTCGCTAAAGATGCATCGCCTGAAGCACGAAG gcCGTATTCTGCAAAAGCGGTGGGGCCGCCTTTTGAACGGGGTTTTATTGATGGAAAGCCAGCCAAGAACGAGCCTAATCAAATTAGTCAAAGCAGAAGATGTTTATAAAGGACAGTAG